One genomic window of Rhodopirellula halodulae includes the following:
- a CDS encoding GTPase-activating protein, with translation MSEKRQRLAALLIATSLSTSACLSSRAVLADGPAFASPTLSAPAFETPSEDGNANDAIEPRVAGPAIVIRENADSTRSHLQFRSPVQPAHPGAGPMGSAIQLLPPQQAAPALEAPVFLGNAEAKSTEEIVKTPNFVTRENARLNGVRKSWAPEGPLFTSAEPSMVLRGPEAKPPADDVEAPRHIAERDSDSIDNMELPPEFQQVPMRSVSDRVGSGLSVRPSTPAVGTGTPSTGPWIARQQVDRVSPLRDPEPSTTMEPIGSGALPRRSFQGQPSTTEVTPSLTAPRSTPTAQDGFAPRANSPTPMSDFSDLPALPDGPMESLRAPAMNEEFQDLPQKVDDLSSKLDALTEKLNALTAQKPAAPTQPAPSVTNRPKKTTPSAELTPLKSATDSLPDMKPPSDVEELPSLKDAKSDSGNAIGSGVQGGLSLEAPKTRLETKSDGGEAEQPKAVAKKANSDALLNESIAEQLRREESFDRSQMQRREAGMELEAASPSRSESSDSVTRSEKVDPDQVSRVPLKSLDQNRLTPLKDAPSGSVQLKDIRGRGLNDNDLQELYAGETESEKEVDPAEEQRLRLAQLDATGRPKTHDGQGAAPNLSTGVMRMKQPITQCLQYYYARREKADGRSNWGMMHAVMVYGPDTRLIARGRDYSTIAWMAGNNVCRGQRLMEVDRGKIKAKEGVGLQGHQAQWLAVLAMAGVPSDYPLYADGQKFSVADLVKAEAAACKEGEELTFSLIGLSHYLDTETTWKAADGERWDFERLIAAELDQPVVGSACGGTHRLMGFAHALRKRRMEGRPVEGQWLRAEKFLDDFVDYTLRLQNRDGSMSTDWFESRQDNGDLDRKVQTTGHMVEFLLTHLPDEKLLEPEVLRSVTFLLNAMLKGRNNDWSIGPKGHALRSLALFHQRVYGEPAALTNQRNVARQRQATRRSR, from the coding sequence GTGTCAGAAAAACGCCAACGCTTGGCCGCATTGTTGATCGCCACCAGCCTTTCAACATCTGCCTGCCTTTCTTCACGAGCGGTGCTCGCGGATGGACCTGCGTTCGCCTCGCCGACCTTGTCCGCGCCCGCGTTTGAAACACCCAGCGAAGACGGCAACGCAAACGATGCGATCGAACCTCGCGTGGCCGGGCCAGCCATCGTGATTCGCGAAAACGCTGATTCGACGCGGTCGCACCTGCAGTTCCGGTCACCGGTTCAGCCCGCTCACCCGGGTGCGGGGCCGATGGGTTCCGCGATACAGTTGTTGCCGCCGCAACAGGCCGCTCCCGCCTTGGAAGCTCCTGTGTTCTTGGGGAACGCGGAAGCCAAGAGCACCGAGGAAATTGTCAAAACACCCAACTTCGTGACTCGTGAGAACGCGAGACTGAACGGCGTTCGTAAATCCTGGGCCCCGGAAGGTCCGCTGTTCACCAGCGCCGAACCATCGATGGTTCTTCGTGGACCGGAGGCGAAACCGCCGGCGGATGACGTCGAAGCTCCACGTCACATCGCAGAACGCGATTCAGATTCCATCGACAACATGGAATTGCCGCCGGAATTTCAACAGGTACCGATGCGTTCGGTATCGGATCGCGTTGGCAGCGGTTTGTCAGTGAGACCATCGACTCCTGCCGTTGGAACCGGAACGCCCTCGACGGGCCCATGGATTGCACGTCAGCAGGTGGATCGAGTCTCGCCGCTTCGCGATCCCGAACCGTCGACCACGATGGAACCGATCGGTAGCGGAGCGTTGCCTCGTCGGTCTTTTCAAGGTCAGCCTTCGACGACCGAAGTGACACCCTCGTTGACGGCTCCTCGTTCGACGCCGACGGCTCAAGACGGTTTTGCTCCGAGAGCGAATTCGCCAACGCCCATGTCTGATTTCAGCGATCTACCCGCGTTGCCGGATGGACCGATGGAAAGTCTACGAGCTCCAGCGATGAATGAGGAGTTCCAAGACTTGCCTCAGAAGGTGGATGATCTTTCCAGCAAGCTGGACGCATTGACCGAAAAATTGAATGCGTTGACGGCGCAGAAGCCGGCTGCACCAACGCAGCCCGCACCCAGCGTGACCAATCGCCCAAAGAAGACGACTCCTTCCGCCGAGCTGACGCCTTTGAAATCGGCGACGGATTCGCTTCCTGACATGAAGCCCCCAAGCGACGTCGAAGAGCTTCCGTCGTTGAAAGATGCCAAATCCGACAGCGGCAATGCGATCGGGAGCGGCGTTCAGGGCGGTTTGTCGTTGGAAGCACCGAAGACTCGACTGGAAACGAAGTCCGACGGCGGTGAGGCTGAGCAGCCAAAGGCGGTCGCAAAGAAAGCAAATTCAGATGCATTGCTGAACGAAAGCATCGCGGAGCAATTGCGTCGCGAGGAGAGCTTCGATCGGTCGCAGATGCAGCGCCGTGAAGCTGGCATGGAGTTGGAAGCCGCTTCGCCAAGTCGATCTGAATCGTCGGACAGCGTCACGCGATCAGAGAAGGTCGATCCCGACCAGGTTTCGCGAGTGCCACTGAAGTCGCTCGATCAAAACCGACTGACTCCGTTGAAAGACGCTCCATCGGGTTCGGTTCAGCTCAAAGACATTCGAGGTCGCGGACTGAACGACAACGACCTGCAAGAATTGTATGCTGGCGAAACGGAGTCCGAGAAAGAAGTCGACCCCGCGGAAGAGCAGCGTTTGCGTTTGGCTCAGTTAGATGCCACCGGGCGGCCAAAGACTCACGACGGGCAAGGTGCGGCACCGAACTTGAGCACCGGTGTGATGCGGATGAAGCAACCGATCACGCAGTGTTTGCAGTACTACTACGCTCGACGAGAAAAGGCCGATGGACGCAGCAATTGGGGCATGATGCACGCGGTGATGGTTTACGGACCGGACACGCGATTGATCGCACGTGGTCGTGACTACAGCACCATCGCTTGGATGGCCGGCAACAACGTTTGCCGTGGTCAGCGTTTGATGGAAGTGGACCGTGGCAAGATCAAGGCGAAGGAAGGCGTTGGACTTCAGGGTCACCAAGCTCAATGGTTGGCCGTGCTGGCGATGGCTGGCGTGCCAAGCGATTATCCGCTGTACGCCGACGGCCAGAAATTCAGCGTCGCGGATTTGGTGAAAGCGGAGGCCGCGGCCTGCAAGGAAGGCGAAGAACTAACGTTCAGCCTGATCGGTTTGTCACACTACTTGGACACCGAGACAACTTGGAAAGCAGCCGACGGTGAACGTTGGGACTTCGAGCGTTTGATCGCGGCGGAGTTGGACCAGCCCGTCGTCGGTTCTGCATGCGGGGGGACTCACCGCTTGATGGGGTTTGCTCATGCACTTCGTAAACGTCGGATGGAAGGCCGTCCGGTGGAAGGGCAATGGTTGCGCGCCGAGAAGTTCCTGGATGACTTCGTGGATTACACGCTGCGTTTGCAGAACCGCGATGGTTCGATGAGCACGGATTGGTTCGAATCCCGTCAAGACAACGGCGACTTGGATCGTAAAGTCCAAACCACCGGGCACATGGTCGAGTTCTTGTTGACTCATTTGCCCGATGAGAAATTGTTGGAACCGGAGGTGTTGCGTTCGGTCACGTTTTTATTGAACGCGATGCTGAAGGGCCGCAACAACGATTGGTCCATTGGTCCGAAAGGACACGCACTGCGATCGTTGGCGTTGTTCCACCAACGAGTCTATGGCGAACCAGCCGCGTTGACGAATCAACGCAACGTGGCTCGGCAAAGGCAAGCGACTCGTCGTTCGCGATGA
- a CDS encoding DMT family transporter: MSSDSVESRIAAVQTSATAVPPSRWLRMGHAMISPGIGLGILAGIASAVFYTMANISLRNAVSVDPFIVSMFKASPTVVILTPYLALVKASGRPIATSHQWIPAFIVVSLIGQVIGNGAFQIALGSIGLAASVPIALGSLLIGSAFLGRVLLHEKVRPQMLVSIGMLMVAVVVLAQSRREVAGQVTERSVAEGDWLHSPLVGAICAMASGMAYAVFSTSMRFTMKRGMLASMAMWISGVSGTIALGAIVAVRTGWGPLTDVSPQMWQSMIFAGVFNFTAFVAISTALKVLPVVAVHLINASQVAMASLAGVILFAEPVTRLLVIGISLTMGGLLILASRKKPKSIDEA; the protein is encoded by the coding sequence ATGAGCAGCGATTCCGTCGAGAGCCGAATCGCTGCGGTGCAGACTTCCGCGACCGCCGTACCACCGTCGCGATGGTTGCGAATGGGCCACGCGATGATTTCGCCGGGGATCGGTTTAGGCATCCTGGCTGGGATCGCGTCCGCCGTGTTCTACACCATGGCGAACATCTCGCTTCGCAATGCGGTTTCCGTGGACCCGTTCATCGTTTCGATGTTCAAAGCCAGTCCCACGGTGGTGATTTTGACGCCGTATTTGGCGTTGGTGAAAGCGTCGGGACGCCCGATTGCGACCAGTCACCAGTGGATTCCAGCGTTCATCGTGGTCAGCTTGATCGGCCAAGTGATCGGGAACGGAGCCTTTCAAATCGCGTTGGGCAGCATCGGTTTGGCGGCCTCGGTGCCGATCGCGTTGGGATCGTTGTTGATCGGCAGTGCCTTCCTGGGCCGAGTGTTGCTGCACGAGAAAGTCCGGCCACAAATGTTGGTCTCAATCGGGATGCTGATGGTGGCTGTGGTCGTGTTGGCTCAATCGCGGCGCGAGGTGGCTGGGCAAGTCACGGAACGATCGGTCGCCGAGGGCGATTGGCTGCACTCACCGTTGGTCGGAGCAATCTGTGCAATGGCGTCTGGTATGGCTTACGCGGTCTTCAGCACATCGATGCGTTTCACGATGAAACGCGGGATGTTGGCATCCATGGCGATGTGGATCAGCGGCGTTTCGGGGACGATTGCTTTGGGGGCCATCGTCGCGGTTCGGACGGGATGGGGGCCGTTGACCGACGTTTCGCCGCAGATGTGGCAATCGATGATCTTTGCTGGCGTGTTCAATTTCACGGCGTTCGTCGCGATTTCGACGGCGTTGAAGGTTTTGCCCGTCGTGGCGGTTCACTTGATCAATGCGTCGCAAGTGGCGATGGCCAGCCTGGCCGGAGTGATCCTATTCGCAGAGCCGGTCACGCGACTGTTGGTGATTGGAATTTCGCTGACGATGGGCGGTTTGCTGATTTTGGCGAGCAGGAAGAAGCCCAAGTCGATCGACGAAGCCTGA
- a CDS encoding DeoR/GlpR family DNA-binding transcription regulator: MTTDERRDRLRDLVKDRGFAALGELAEQLSVSESTIRRDLEMLEEAGLARRTHGGVYWTGESDTIGVFQSRNDDFWAAKQAIGRAAAELVSDHDTILLDGGSTVYELARLIVHRPLQVVTNSLPVAHLLSTSDSIDLVMIGGCVRGRTSVTIGPLADSQLATINVTTSFLSVAGVSPRGFFNSDMMLVESEKAMLASAERSIVLADHSKFGKTSLSRICELDEIDTVVTDDGLDSDAKAWLESSGVQLRLASTSSPPGTPKAAPTPNSSPTHSLNNANLT; this comes from the coding sequence GTGACCACCGACGAACGTCGTGATCGATTGCGTGATTTGGTCAAAGACCGCGGATTCGCGGCTTTGGGCGAATTGGCTGAACAATTGTCCGTCAGCGAATCGACGATTCGTCGCGACCTGGAGATGCTAGAAGAGGCCGGATTGGCCCGCCGAACCCACGGCGGCGTCTACTGGACCGGCGAATCCGACACGATCGGTGTCTTCCAATCGCGAAACGACGATTTCTGGGCCGCGAAACAGGCCATCGGACGGGCCGCCGCGGAACTGGTCTCCGACCACGACACGATTCTGCTGGATGGTGGTAGCACCGTCTACGAATTGGCACGATTGATCGTGCACCGTCCGCTGCAGGTGGTCACGAATTCCTTGCCAGTCGCTCACTTGTTGTCCACCAGCGATTCCATCGACCTGGTCATGATCGGAGGCTGCGTTCGCGGACGCACTTCCGTAACGATCGGGCCGCTCGCCGATTCGCAGCTCGCAACGATCAACGTCACCACGTCGTTTCTTTCCGTGGCGGGCGTTTCTCCGCGAGGCTTCTTCAACAGCGACATGATGCTGGTGGAAAGCGAGAAAGCCATGTTGGCTTCCGCCGAACGCAGCATCGTTTTGGCCGACCACAGCAAGTTCGGAAAAACCAGCCTGAGCCGAATTTGCGAGTTAGATGAAATAGACACGGTGGTCACCGATGACGGGCTCGATTCCGACGCAAAAGCGTGGCTGGAATCGTCCGGTGTGCAACTACGCTTGGCTTCGACTTCGTCACCACCCGGCACACCCAAAGCCGCCCCCACCCCGAACTCCTCCCCCACTCACTCCTTGAACAACGCGAATCTCACATGA
- the pduL gene encoding phosphate propanoyltransferase, with product MSLAVDRSQIEALVRNAIRQSGGVSPSSIASSVASAQQPLGWVDGKPNLRVSISARHCHLTDEHVEILFGRGSVLEPDKDLYQDGFYAAKQTVMVVGPRKRMLPSVRVLGPTRGASQVELALTDSISLGIDAPVRHSGKIDGTPGCVLVGPAGSVQLEQGVIRAARHVHMNFADADYYGVQDGDMMQLSVRSPDCSVSFEDVLVRADEAAKLEVHIDTDEGNACNLDAATEVELKKSGCACQH from the coding sequence ATGAGCTTGGCCGTCGATCGTTCTCAAATCGAAGCTCTCGTCCGCAACGCGATTCGACAATCCGGTGGCGTTTCACCATCGTCGATTGCGTCGTCCGTCGCTTCGGCTCAACAGCCTCTTGGTTGGGTCGATGGCAAACCGAATTTGCGCGTCAGCATTTCCGCACGCCATTGTCACCTAACCGATGAACACGTCGAGATTCTTTTTGGTCGCGGCAGCGTTCTAGAACCCGACAAAGACCTCTACCAAGACGGATTTTACGCGGCCAAGCAAACCGTGATGGTCGTCGGTCCTCGCAAACGTATGCTGCCGAGCGTCCGAGTGCTTGGTCCCACGCGTGGTGCTAGCCAAGTCGAACTCGCTCTCACCGATTCGATCTCATTGGGCATCGACGCGCCCGTTCGTCACAGCGGCAAAATCGACGGCACGCCCGGTTGCGTTTTGGTCGGCCCGGCCGGCAGCGTTCAACTCGAACAAGGTGTCATCCGCGCCGCTCGTCATGTGCACATGAACTTCGCCGACGCGGATTACTACGGTGTCCAAGACGGCGACATGATGCAGCTTTCGGTTCGCAGCCCAGACTGCAGCGTTTCGTTCGAAGACGTTCTGGTTCGTGCCGACGAAGCCGCCAAGTTGGAAGTCCACATCGACACCGACGAAGGCAACGCCTGCAACCTGGACGCGGCAACCGAAGTCGAACTGAAGAAGTCCGGCTGTGCGTGCCAACACTGA
- a CDS encoding BMC domain-containing protein, which yields MAKISEALGMIETKGFVSAVEATDAMMKAANVQFLGWDKIGAGLATVFVTGDVAAVKAATDAGAAAAGRVGEVVSVQVIPRPHGDLEKMLKLPSSSKK from the coding sequence ATGGCCAAGATCAGTGAAGCCCTCGGCATGATCGAAACCAAAGGTTTCGTTTCGGCAGTTGAGGCAACCGACGCAATGATGAAAGCCGCCAACGTTCAGTTCCTCGGTTGGGACAAAATCGGTGCCGGCTTGGCAACCGTGTTCGTCACCGGTGACGTGGCTGCTGTCAAAGCCGCCACCGACGCGGGTGCAGCAGCGGCTGGACGCGTGGGCGAAGTCGTCAGCGTTCAAGTCATTCCTCGCCCTCACGGCGACCTGGAAAAAATGCTGAAGCTGCCAAGCTCGTCCAAGAAGTAA
- a CDS encoding BMC domain-containing protein, whose amino-acid sequence MNDAIGLIETKGLLPLVEATDAMAKAANVEVLKRVDLGGGLVTTVVSGDVGSVRAAVEAGAAAAAQVGELVSSHVIARPAEGLMAAYFN is encoded by the coding sequence ATGAACGATGCCATTGGTTTGATTGAAACGAAGGGCTTGTTGCCTTTGGTCGAAGCCACCGACGCGATGGCCAAAGCCGCCAACGTCGAAGTCCTCAAACGAGTCGACTTGGGCGGCGGATTGGTCACCACCGTCGTCAGCGGTGACGTCGGTAGCGTTCGCGCCGCTGTCGAAGCCGGTGCCGCCGCAGCCGCTCAGGTTGGCGAACTGGTCAGCAGCCACGTGATCGCTCGTCCCGCCGAAGGCTTGATGGCCGCTTACTTCAATTGA
- a CDS encoding acetate/propionate family kinase — translation MLILVANLGSTSFKYKLLDMSGDYEVSNASADSRVLARGAVDRIGEPMSQCEVTITRSHQGETFQEETKMPVPDHGVAVQACLDQLTHPENGCLKEANEVSAIGFKAVHGGRKSGTFVVDDDVLDAMDEMSAAAPAHNPPYIAAMKLLRQRFPELPLVAAFETEFHDSISPERRTYAIPADWTREMRIQKWGFHGSSHRYIAERTAEILGRDDAKIISCHLGGSSSLTAIDSGKSVMTTMGMTPQTGVPQNNRVGDFDAFAIPLIMQRTGQSLDEVLQTLASQGGLKGLSGGMADLRDIEGAAADGNADAKLALGVYIEEIRRHLGGMMVALGRLDAIVFTGGIGENSDVIRAGVCAGLEGFGIEIDTAKNDDKRGEGSLHTDASKTQILIVPTNEEWIVAKRSLQALAQTP, via the coding sequence ATGTTGATCCTCGTAGCCAATTTGGGTTCGACCAGCTTCAAGTACAAACTGCTGGACATGTCCGGCGACTACGAAGTCTCGAACGCTTCCGCCGATTCTCGTGTGCTCGCCCGTGGAGCCGTCGACCGAATCGGTGAACCGATGAGCCAATGCGAGGTGACGATCACACGTTCGCATCAAGGGGAAACGTTTCAAGAAGAAACGAAGATGCCCGTGCCTGATCACGGCGTCGCGGTCCAAGCCTGCTTGGATCAACTGACACATCCCGAAAACGGATGTTTGAAAGAGGCCAATGAAGTTTCCGCGATCGGTTTCAAAGCCGTTCACGGAGGACGCAAAAGCGGCACGTTTGTCGTCGATGACGACGTGCTGGATGCGATGGACGAAATGAGTGCCGCCGCCCCGGCGCACAACCCGCCGTACATCGCCGCGATGAAATTGTTACGCCAACGTTTTCCGGAGCTTCCTTTGGTTGCCGCGTTTGAAACCGAATTCCACGACTCGATCTCGCCGGAGCGTCGCACCTATGCGATCCCCGCGGATTGGACGCGTGAAATGCGGATTCAAAAATGGGGCTTCCATGGTTCCAGCCACCGCTACATCGCCGAACGCACCGCGGAAATTCTGGGACGTGACGATGCGAAAATCATCTCCTGTCACCTCGGTGGCAGCAGTTCACTGACCGCGATTGATTCTGGCAAGAGCGTCATGACCACCATGGGCATGACACCTCAAACCGGCGTCCCGCAGAACAACCGCGTGGGCGATTTCGACGCTTTCGCGATTCCGTTGATCATGCAGCGCACCGGTCAATCGCTCGACGAAGTGTTGCAAACGCTCGCCAGCCAAGGCGGACTGAAAGGCCTCTCCGGCGGCATGGCGGATTTACGAGACATCGAAGGCGCAGCAGCCGACGGCAACGCCGATGCGAAGCTCGCTTTGGGTGTCTACATCGAAGAGATAAGACGTCACCTCGGCGGCATGATGGTCGCTTTGGGTCGCTTGGACGCCATCGTCTTCACCGGAGGGATTGGCGAAAACAGCGATGTCATTCGAGCGGGCGTTTGTGCCGGCTTGGAAGGCTTCGGAATCGAAATCGACACCGCCAAGAACGACGACAAACGCGGGGAAGGAAGCCTGCACACGGACGCGAGCAAGACACAAATCCTGATCGTGCCCACCAACGAAGAATGGATCGTAGCCAAGCGAAGTCTCCAAGCCCTCGCCCAAACCCCGTAG
- a CDS encoding EutN/CcmL family microcompartment protein, giving the protein MFLARVTGSVVCTQKVASMTGHKLLIVEPYRLDEKTRAKLSSTGRTFIAVDTLGAGEGELVLVCQGSSARLTPETKTLPIDAVVIGLVDSVHVDAKEVKVKP; this is encoded by the coding sequence ATGTTCCTAGCCCGCGTGACTGGATCGGTCGTATGCACCCAAAAGGTGGCATCCATGACCGGTCATAAATTGCTGATTGTCGAGCCATACCGGCTTGATGAGAAAACGCGTGCAAAGCTTTCCTCAACAGGTCGCACGTTCATCGCGGTCGACACGTTGGGTGCTGGCGAAGGCGAACTGGTGTTGGTGTGCCAAGGCAGCAGCGCCCGGCTGACGCCTGAAACCAAAACGTTGCCCATCGACGCCGTCGTCATCGGCCTCGTCGATTCCGTTCACGTCGACGCCAAAGAAGTCAAAGTCAAACCTTAA
- a CDS encoding aldehyde dehydrogenase family protein: protein MQLDENTIRSVVAQVLAEVGPMPPGAAQAEKAHHGSHGIFGNASDAVAAARRAFEQLRERPMEDRKRIIDIIRKISIENCEELGLMEMRETGIGRPEHKIEKLRTLGELSPGTEFLQTKAFSGDHGLAIIERAPFGVIAAITPVTHSLPTITGNAVSMIAGGNAVVVNPHPSGRLVAAEGVRRFNEAIAREVGIDNLICVIAEPTLESASELFGHRDVALICVTGGPAVGRAALNSGKRAIVAGPGNPPVVVDETADLDNAARCIIQGASYDNNLLCIAEKEVFVVDSVFDKMMAAMRRAGAVELNQSQIAKLTSVAIAQAGDDNHDVAAKDYIGKDASVLAAAAGVKVPEECELVFGETDEHHPFVSVEQMMPFVPFVRARDVDHAIAMAKEYEHGFRHTAIIHSRNVHNMTKMGKELDTTLYVKNGPCMAALGLGGEGYLSFSIAGPTGEGVTTPDTFTRERRCSMIDELRVV, encoded by the coding sequence ATGCAACTCGACGAAAACACCATCCGCAGCGTTGTCGCTCAAGTGCTCGCCGAAGTAGGCCCCATGCCTCCCGGTGCCGCACAAGCCGAGAAGGCACACCACGGATCGCACGGGATCTTCGGCAATGCATCCGACGCGGTTGCCGCGGCGCGTCGCGCGTTTGAACAACTTCGCGAACGTCCGATGGAGGACCGCAAACGCATCATCGACATCATTCGCAAAATCAGCATCGAGAACTGCGAAGAACTCGGGTTGATGGAGATGCGAGAAACCGGCATCGGCCGTCCGGAACACAAGATCGAGAAACTGCGGACGCTCGGCGAACTATCGCCCGGTACCGAGTTCCTGCAAACCAAAGCCTTCTCTGGCGACCATGGTTTGGCCATCATCGAACGAGCCCCCTTCGGTGTCATCGCGGCCATCACGCCCGTCACTCACAGTTTGCCAACCATCACCGGCAATGCGGTCAGCATGATCGCGGGCGGCAACGCGGTTGTTGTGAACCCTCACCCATCAGGCCGTCTCGTTGCTGCCGAAGGAGTTCGCCGTTTCAACGAAGCCATCGCTCGCGAAGTCGGCATCGACAATCTAATTTGTGTGATCGCCGAACCGACGCTGGAAAGTGCATCGGAACTGTTCGGCCATCGCGACGTCGCGCTGATCTGTGTTACCGGCGGCCCCGCCGTTGGTCGTGCCGCTTTGAACAGTGGCAAGCGAGCCATTGTGGCCGGTCCCGGCAACCCGCCCGTCGTCGTGGACGAAACCGCCGACCTGGACAACGCGGCTCGCTGCATCATCCAAGGTGCCTCGTACGACAACAACTTGTTGTGCATCGCCGAAAAGGAAGTCTTCGTCGTCGATTCGGTCTTCGACAAAATGATGGCTGCCATGCGACGCGCGGGTGCGGTTGAGCTGAACCAATCGCAAATCGCGAAGCTGACTTCCGTCGCAATCGCTCAAGCCGGTGACGACAACCATGACGTCGCTGCGAAAGACTACATCGGAAAAGACGCCTCGGTATTGGCCGCGGCGGCCGGCGTCAAAGTTCCCGAGGAATGCGAACTGGTCTTCGGCGAAACCGACGAACATCACCCGTTTGTCAGCGTTGAACAAATGATGCCGTTCGTTCCCTTTGTGCGAGCCCGCGACGTCGACCACGCCATCGCGATGGCCAAGGAATACGAACACGGCTTTCGCCACACCGCGATCATTCACTCGCGCAACGTCCACAACATGACCAAGATGGGCAAAGAGTTGGACACAACGCTGTACGTGAAGAACGGTCCCTGTATGGCGGCTTTGGGTTTGGGCGGCGAAGGCTACCTGTCGTTCTCCATCGCGGGACCGACCGGCGAAGGCGTCACCACTCCCGACACGTTCACCCGCGAACGACGTTGCAGCATGATCGACGAACTGCGAGTGGTCTGA
- a CDS encoding EutN/CcmL family microcompartment protein, translating to MQPACVIGHTRATVKHESLQGQRLIIAQPTGVDEKPDGAPLLVLDELGCRIGDRVMLTSEAGLIRDMTSSEKCPARWSVMGLIDEPVKQTKPKPKRKATRKK from the coding sequence ATGCAACCGGCATGCGTCATCGGTCACACCCGCGCGACCGTCAAACACGAATCACTCCAAGGGCAACGCCTGATCATCGCCCAACCGACCGGCGTGGATGAGAAACCCGATGGGGCACCTTTGCTCGTGTTGGACGAACTCGGGTGTCGCATCGGCGACCGCGTGATGTTGACCAGCGAAGCCGGACTGATTCGAGACATGACCAGCTCCGAAAAATGCCCCGCACGTTGGAGCGTCATGGGGCTGATCGACGAACCCGTCAAGCAAACCAAACCAAAGCCAAAACGCAAAGCAACTCGCAAAAAGTAA
- a CDS encoding EutN/CcmL family microcompartment protein, translated as MKIARVIGTVTLSRMHPSMQGYKLRCVEVVENADQIQVNDPKAKPIGGETIVAWDLVGSGPGDWVALAEGPESAAPFRPDVKPTDASIVAILDHSEVAST; from the coding sequence ATGAAGATCGCTCGAGTGATCGGAACCGTCACGCTGTCTCGCATGCATCCATCCATGCAAGGCTACAAACTTCGCTGCGTCGAAGTCGTTGAAAACGCGGATCAGATCCAAGTCAACGATCCCAAAGCCAAACCGATCGGCGGCGAGACGATTGTCGCGTGGGATCTCGTTGGCAGCGGCCCGGGTGACTGGGTCGCTCTGGCGGAAGGCCCCGAATCGGCCGCACCGTTTCGCCCCGATGTCAAACCGACCGACGCTTCCATCGTCGCAATTTTGGATCACAGCGAAGTCGCCTCCACCTAA
- a CDS encoding class II aldolase/adducin family protein — protein MQNIHKIKQDMCDIGRRIYNRQFAAANDGNITVRVSENEVLCTPTLHCKGFLTPDDISMIDMTGKQIAGRKKRSSEALLHLEIYKQRDDIKSVVHCHPPHATAFAIAREPIPQCILPEVEVFLGDVPITKYETPGGQSFADTIIPFVDKTNVMILANHGTVSYGETVEQAYWWTEILDSYCRMLMLAKQLGNVSFLNEAKSRELLDLKQQWGYKDPRNTAEYEDCDICANDIFRDSWKESGVERRAFAAPPPIKTSSSTASAAPAGVNEEQLVKLITDEVMRQMKASS, from the coding sequence ATGCAAAACATCCACAAGATCAAACAAGACATGTGCGACATCGGTCGCCGAATCTACAACCGTCAATTCGCGGCGGCCAACGACGGCAACATCACCGTCCGAGTCAGCGAGAACGAAGTGCTTTGCACACCAACCCTGCACTGCAAAGGCTTCTTGACGCCAGACGACATTTCCATGATCGATATGACTGGCAAGCAAATCGCCGGTCGCAAGAAACGAAGCAGCGAAGCTTTGCTGCACTTGGAAATTTACAAGCAGCGTGACGACATCAAGTCGGTCGTTCACTGCCACCCGCCACACGCCACCGCTTTCGCGATCGCACGTGAACCCATTCCACAGTGCATCCTTCCCGAAGTCGAAGTGTTCTTGGGCGATGTGCCGATCACGAAATACGAAACTCCCGGCGGACAATCGTTCGCCGACACGATCATCCCGTTCGTCGACAAGACCAACGTGATGATCCTGGCGAACCACGGCACGGTCTCCTACGGCGAGACCGTTGAACAAGCTTACTGGTGGACCGAGATCCTCGACTCCTACTGCCGCATGTTGATGCTGGCCAAACAACTCGGCAACGTTTCGTTCTTGAACGAAGCCAAATCGCGTGAGTTGTTGGATCTGAAACAACAGTGGGGCTACAAGGATCCTCGCAATACAGCCGAGTACGAAGATTGCGACATCTGTGCCAACGACATCTTCCGCGATTCGTGGAAAGAGTCCGGCGTCGAGCGTCGTGCCTTCGCCGCACCACCGCCAATCAAGACTTCCAGCTCGACCGCATCGGCAGCCCCCGCCGGTGTCAACGAAGAACAGTTGGTCAAGCTGATCACCGACGAAGTCATGCGTCAAATGAAAGCTTCCAGCTAG